Proteins from a genomic interval of Amycolatopsis sp. cg13:
- a CDS encoding ferritin-like domain-containing protein gives MTAVTVPERRYLIPRQPHGKTLRELLDIALRVEFATIPPYLTAMYSIKDKASSAYQFVRGVALEEMLHLNLAANLLNAVGGTPTLVTEAGAAHPFPPSYPAYLSEDAEDGGPYLQLMAASPELFRSTFMRIEQPAQPDAVAQEEDFSTVGQLYSAILKKLEEYDRTPGRTYDVTRQSEQWNFGNSGGTVVLVKDLESAKKAVNEIVEQGEGADMSGELDDPKYRVREPWGQYEYYGPRADGTYGPVLGTPLEMSHYFKFKAIADGTVPLPPTYPMIANPAKAKYENPTAAALSDLFDHAYSVLVDDLQKALRGDRDLFFTSVVPAMRVSLPSLAAELMQTPIAAESHTPDDPTAGPAFRYLPVKDRRKPQELDQLVADLATGRRKGGSPTLAATLRRIQENRPETRTEADHV, from the coding sequence ATGACTGCCGTAACCGTGCCCGAACGTCGCTACCTCATTCCGAGGCAACCGCACGGCAAGACACTTCGAGAACTTCTGGACATCGCCTTGCGCGTGGAGTTCGCCACCATTCCGCCTTATCTCACCGCGATGTACTCGATCAAAGACAAGGCTTCCTCGGCCTACCAATTCGTACGCGGGGTCGCGCTCGAGGAAATGCTCCACCTCAATCTGGCCGCGAACCTGCTCAACGCAGTCGGCGGCACGCCGACCCTGGTCACCGAGGCAGGAGCGGCACATCCGTTTCCGCCGAGCTATCCCGCCTACCTTTCCGAGGACGCCGAGGACGGCGGGCCGTATCTGCAGCTCATGGCGGCGTCGCCGGAGCTGTTCCGCAGCACCTTCATGCGGATCGAGCAGCCTGCCCAGCCGGACGCGGTCGCGCAGGAGGAGGATTTCTCGACCGTCGGCCAGCTGTACTCGGCGATTCTGAAGAAACTCGAGGAATACGACCGCACGCCCGGGCGCACCTACGACGTCACGCGGCAAAGCGAACAGTGGAACTTCGGCAACAGCGGCGGAACGGTCGTCCTCGTGAAGGATCTGGAGTCCGCGAAAAAGGCGGTCAACGAGATCGTCGAACAGGGCGAGGGCGCCGACATGAGCGGGGAACTGGACGATCCGAAATACCGGGTCCGCGAGCCGTGGGGCCAGTACGAGTACTACGGCCCGCGCGCCGACGGCACTTACGGACCGGTATTGGGCACGCCGCTCGAAATGTCGCATTACTTCAAGTTCAAGGCGATCGCCGACGGCACGGTCCCGTTGCCCCCGACGTATCCGATGATCGCCAATCCCGCCAAGGCGAAGTACGAAAACCCGACGGCGGCCGCGCTCAGCGACCTGTTCGACCACGCCTACAGCGTGCTGGTCGACGATCTGCAGAAAGCGCTCAGAGGCGACCGGGATCTCTTCTTCACCAGCGTCGTCCCGGCAATGCGGGTGAGCCTTCCGTCGCTCGCCGCCGAGCTGATGCAGACTCCGATCGCCGCCGAAAGCCACACTCCGGACGATCCGACGGCCGGACCGGCTTTCCGTTACCTGCCGGTGAAAGACCGCCGGAAACCGCAGGAACTCGATCAGCTCGTCGCGGATTTGGCCACGGGCAGGCGGAAAGGCGGATCGCCGACGCTCGCCGCCACCCTGCGCCGGATCCAGGAGAACCGGCCCGAGACGAGAACGGAGGCGGACCATGTCTGA
- a CDS encoding NAD(P)/FAD-dependent oxidoreductase, with amino-acid sequence MPRVAVLGAGPAGTSAAIALRRAGCEVVVVDPAASSGEGGAAGFSSDGGDAGIDATLAFVRRGNGESVPAVAGSPCAASDSSRAASLGAAGESVPPSISGALARLGLSTAALDHDHLRSLGTASAWGSADLEYRDYLLDGLGPGWHLDRTRFDRMLRAAAVTAGAVLVHGRWSSASRTATGWSLTCHGTRLTADVVVDATGRRAAFATAQGARRCFADRLIGVAATVPELPARRHVVLEAAENGWWYASPQPGGWLTLALLSDADLVRREDWARPIGWLAALRDTRHLDVPRNEPSLIVRDARSHLLTPSAGRGWLAAGDAAMALDPLSSAGVTLAIESGLAAAELIVTGQVDSAQHRQQLRRRFDAYLRQRREVYRAEQRWDGPFWTRRREGVTEARHLVVH; translated from the coding sequence ATGCCTAGGGTCGCGGTGCTCGGCGCGGGACCGGCCGGAACGAGCGCCGCGATCGCGCTGCGGCGAGCGGGGTGCGAGGTCGTGGTGGTCGATCCGGCCGCGTCCTCGGGGGAGGGCGGGGCGGCCGGTTTCTCCTCGGACGGCGGGGACGCCGGTATTGATGCGACGCTCGCATTCGTTCGCCGTGGAAACGGCGAGTCTGTCCCTGCTGTGGCCGGGTCCCCTTGCGCGGCAAGCGATTCCTCGCGCGCCGCGTCCCTGGGGGCCGCCGGAGAATCCGTGCCGCCCTCGATCTCCGGCGCACTAGCCCGCCTCGGCCTCAGCACCGCCGCCCTCGACCACGACCACCTGCGTTCGCTGGGCACCGCCTCGGCCTGGGGCTCCGCCGACCTCGAATACCGCGACTACCTCCTCGACGGACTAGGCCCAGGCTGGCACCTCGACCGCACCCGGTTCGACCGGATGCTGCGCGCCGCCGCGGTCACCGCCGGGGCCGTTCTGGTCCACGGCCGCTGGTCCTCCGCCAGCCGCACCGCGACGGGCTGGTCGCTCACCTGCCATGGCACCCGCCTGACCGCAGATGTCGTCGTCGACGCCACCGGCCGCCGCGCCGCGTTCGCCACCGCGCAAGGGGCCCGGCGTTGTTTCGCCGACCGGCTGATCGGCGTCGCCGCGACCGTGCCGGAGCTGCCCGCACGCAGGCATGTCGTGCTCGAAGCGGCGGAAAACGGCTGGTGGTACGCCTCTCCGCAACCCGGCGGCTGGCTGACGCTCGCCCTGTTGTCCGACGCCGACCTGGTCCGCCGCGAAGACTGGGCCAGGCCGATAGGATGGCTGGCCGCCCTCCGGGACACCCGCCACCTCGACGTCCCGCGCAACGAACCGTCCCTGATCGTCCGCGATGCCCGCTCCCACCTCCTCACCCCGAGCGCGGGCCGGGGCTGGCTCGCCGCCGGGGACGCGGCGATGGCGCTCGATCCGCTCAGCAGCGCCGGAGTCACGCTGGCGATCGAGTCCGGACTGGCCGCTGCGGAGCTGATCGTGACCGGGCAGGTCGATTCCGCCCAGCACCGGCAGCAACTGCGCCGCCGGTTCGACGCGTACCTTCGGCAACGACGGGAGGTTTACCGGGCGGAACAGCGCTGGGACGGTCCATTTTGGACTCGACGCCGAGAAGGGGTCACTGAGGCTCGACACCTCGTAGTGCACTAG
- a CDS encoding Lrp/AsnC family transcriptional regulator — protein MPEIPNLDRIDSRIVHELQQDARIPMRDLAERVGVAASTCSERIGRLQARQVLTGFHAEVDLPALGRSVQAMVFAQIRPLSQPIIDRFRREALAMPEVMAVFVLAGGDDFLLHVAVPDVSRLHTFLVEDLSSRKEVVQFRSSIVFDHSRKRAIENLAGDQ, from the coding sequence ATGCCTGAAATCCCGAACCTGGATCGGATCGACAGCCGCATCGTCCACGAACTCCAGCAGGACGCCCGGATCCCGATGCGCGACCTCGCCGAACGCGTCGGCGTCGCGGCGTCCACCTGTTCCGAGCGCATTGGCAGGCTGCAGGCCCGCCAGGTGCTGACCGGGTTCCACGCCGAGGTCGACCTGCCCGCGCTGGGCAGGTCGGTGCAGGCCATGGTGTTCGCGCAGATCCGCCCGCTCAGTCAGCCGATCATCGACCGCTTCCGCCGCGAGGCGCTGGCGATGCCGGAGGTGATGGCCGTCTTCGTCCTCGCCGGCGGCGACGATTTCCTGCTGCACGTCGCGGTCCCGGACGTCTCCCGGCTGCACACGTTCCTGGTCGAGGATCTCAGCAGCCGCAAGGAGGTCGTGCAGTTCCGCAGTTCGATCGTGTTCGACCACAGCCGCAAGCGGGCGATCGAGAACCTCGCCGGGGATCAGTGA
- a CDS encoding TIGR03557 family F420-dependent LLM class oxidoreductase, which produces MRIGYTLMTEQTGPRELVGCATAAERAGFDFAACSDHYSPWLAEQGHAPYAWSVLGAVAQATERIELMTLVTCPTMRYHPVVVAQKAATVQLLSDGRFTLGLGSGENLNEHVVGQGWPSVSVRHDRLAEAVQIIGGLFDGGTFTYTGRHFQADGAKLWDLSPTRVPIAIAVSGPKSVQRFAPVADAMVAVEPNADLCTEWDHDRIGPPARKIGQLPVSWDPDRGAAIRRAHEQFRWFGSGWPVNAELPGTRAFDAATQYVSEDDVAAGIPCGPDAGPIVDAVKEFEQAGFTDLALVQIGGAEQQPGFVEFAERELLPALR; this is translated from the coding sequence ATGCGCATCGGCTACACCTTGATGACTGAACAGACCGGGCCGCGCGAGCTGGTCGGCTGCGCGACCGCCGCCGAGCGGGCCGGATTCGATTTCGCCGCCTGCAGCGACCACTATTCGCCGTGGCTGGCCGAACAGGGCCACGCGCCGTACGCGTGGAGCGTGCTCGGCGCGGTGGCGCAGGCGACCGAGCGGATCGAGCTCATGACGCTCGTGACCTGCCCGACCATGCGCTACCACCCCGTGGTGGTGGCGCAGAAGGCCGCGACCGTGCAACTGCTGTCCGACGGCCGGTTCACCCTCGGGCTCGGCTCGGGGGAGAACCTGAACGAGCACGTCGTGGGCCAGGGCTGGCCGTCGGTGTCGGTGCGGCACGACCGGCTCGCCGAGGCGGTGCAGATCATCGGCGGCCTGTTCGACGGCGGCACGTTCACCTACACCGGCCGGCATTTCCAGGCCGACGGCGCGAAGCTGTGGGACCTGTCGCCGACGCGGGTGCCGATCGCGATCGCCGTGTCCGGCCCGAAATCGGTGCAGCGCTTCGCGCCGGTGGCCGACGCGATGGTGGCGGTCGAGCCGAACGCGGACCTGTGCACGGAATGGGACCACGACCGGATCGGGCCGCCGGCGCGCAAGATCGGCCAGCTGCCGGTCAGCTGGGACCCGGACCGCGGCGCGGCGATCCGGCGCGCGCACGAGCAGTTCCGCTGGTTCGGCTCGGGATGGCCGGTGAACGCGGAGCTGCCGGGCACGCGGGCGTTCGACGCGGCGACGCAGTATGTGAGCGAGGACGACGTGGCGGCGGGGATCCCGTGCGGGCCGGACGCTGGTCCGATTGTGGACGCGGTGAAGGAGTTCGAGCAGGCTGGGTTCACGGATCTGGCGTTGGTGCAGATTGGTGGGGCGGAGCAGCAGCCGGGGTTTGTGGAGTTCGCGGAGCGGGAGTTGCTGCCCGCGTTGCGGTAA
- a CDS encoding beta-galactosidase, whose translation MDVSRRTFLGGAAAVAASTVFAGPAGAAGRRGLSVSGDHFLLDGKPFQIVSGAIHYFRLRPDQWHDRLSRLKALGLNTVETYVAWNFHQPTPGRADFRGPRDLVAFIRLAGELGFQVIVRPSPYICAEWEFGGLPAWLLADRNMELRCADPAYLKAVDAWYDQLIPQLEPLEAQHGGPVVAVQIENEYGSYGNDTSYLAHLRDSLRSRGMTSLLFVADGASEFFMRFGELPGTLEVGTGDGDPAPSIAALKAFRPGAPVMMAEYWDGWFDHWGDPHHTTDARETAAHIDQLLATGASVNLYMACGGTNYGFTAGANTSGLQYQPTVTSYDYDSPVGEAGDVGAKFTALQAVITKYTKQPVVPPPPSSPRLPAQTVTPAESVSLLDSLPALSTVVRSAQPVSMERLGQSTGLIHYRTTVQGPHSGPLSIHGLADRALVFVDGKQLGVLDRNHPDATLDLKLEKPRTRLDILVDAMGRVNYGPYLADRKGIDGWVAMNTQQKLFGWEIRPLPLDDLSKLRFSSGSPGTGPAFHRATAVIADPADGFVALPGWEKGIVWLNGFNLGRYWKIGPQKTLYAPKSLWRRGKNELVVLELHQPGSTIEIRPEADLG comes from the coding sequence ATGGACGTGAGCAGGAGGACTTTCCTCGGCGGCGCGGCCGCGGTCGCCGCGAGCACCGTGTTCGCCGGACCGGCGGGCGCGGCCGGACGTCGCGGGCTGAGCGTGTCCGGCGACCATTTTCTCTTGGACGGCAAGCCGTTCCAGATCGTGTCCGGCGCGATCCACTATTTCCGGTTGCGTCCGGACCAGTGGCACGACCGCCTGTCGCGGCTCAAAGCGCTCGGCCTCAACACTGTCGAGACCTATGTGGCCTGGAATTTCCACCAGCCGACGCCGGGCCGAGCCGATTTCCGCGGTCCTCGCGACCTCGTGGCGTTCATCCGCTTGGCCGGGGAACTCGGCTTCCAGGTCATCGTCCGCCCGAGCCCCTACATTTGCGCGGAATGGGAATTCGGCGGCCTGCCCGCCTGGCTGCTCGCGGACCGGAACATGGAACTGCGCTGCGCCGATCCGGCTTACCTCAAGGCCGTCGACGCGTGGTACGACCAGCTGATCCCGCAGCTCGAGCCGCTGGAAGCGCAGCACGGCGGACCGGTGGTGGCCGTGCAGATCGAAAACGAATACGGCAGCTACGGCAATGACACGAGCTATCTCGCGCACCTGCGGGACAGCCTGCGTTCGCGCGGAATGACGAGCCTTCTTTTCGTCGCCGACGGTGCTTCCGAATTCTTCATGCGCTTCGGCGAGCTGCCGGGCACTTTGGAAGTCGGAACCGGCGACGGCGATCCGGCCCCGAGCATCGCCGCACTGAAGGCTTTCCGGCCCGGAGCGCCGGTGATGATGGCCGAATACTGGGACGGCTGGTTCGACCACTGGGGCGACCCGCACCACACTACCGATGCCCGGGAAACCGCCGCCCACATCGACCAGCTGCTGGCTACGGGCGCGTCCGTGAACCTCTACATGGCCTGCGGCGGCACCAACTACGGCTTCACTGCTGGCGCCAACACGTCGGGTCTGCAATATCAGCCCACCGTGACCAGCTACGACTACGATTCCCCCGTCGGCGAAGCGGGCGACGTCGGCGCGAAATTCACTGCGCTGCAGGCGGTGATCACCAAATACACCAAACAACCCGTCGTCCCGCCGCCCCCCAGCTCGCCGCGCCTCCCGGCGCAAACCGTGACTCCCGCCGAGTCGGTGTCCCTTTTGGACTCGCTGCCCGCGCTGTCCACAGTGGTCCGATCGGCACAACCAGTGTCCATGGAACGACTGGGCCAGTCGACCGGCCTGATCCACTACCGCACGACCGTGCAAGGCCCGCATTCCGGCCCGCTCAGCATTCACGGACTGGCGGACCGGGCGCTGGTGTTCGTCGACGGCAAGCAGCTGGGCGTCCTGGACCGCAACCATCCGGACGCGACGCTGGACCTGAAACTCGAGAAACCGCGGACGCGGCTGGACATCCTGGTCGACGCCATGGGCCGGGTGAACTACGGGCCGTACCTCGCGGATCGCAAGGGCATCGACGGGTGGGTCGCGATGAACACCCAGCAGAAACTGTTCGGCTGGGAGATCCGGCCGCTGCCGCTGGACGACCTGTCGAAGCTGCGCTTTTCCTCCGGCTCGCCCGGCACCGGCCCGGCCTTCCACCGCGCGACCGCGGTGATCGCCGACCCGGCGGACGGTTTCGTCGCCCTGCCCGGGTGGGAGAAGGGCATCGTGTGGCTGAACGGCTTCAACCTTGGCCGGTACTGGAAGATCGGGCCGCAGAAGACGTTGTACGCGCCGAAGTCGTTGTGGCGGAGGGGGAAGAACGAACTGGTGGTGCTGGAACTGCACCAGCCGGGGTCGACGATCGAGATCCGTCCGGAGGCCGACCTGGGCTGA
- a CDS encoding Glu/Leu/Phe/Val dehydrogenase dimerization domain-containing protein, translating to MNRTESFAGEALQVVRGARSGVAIAVAIHSTARGPAIGGCRIKEYPSWRDGVDDALRLSAAMTMKCALAGLPCGGGKTVAILPAEGVRRPDLIADIAEAIAALGGRYRAGPDIGSTSEDMAEIHRLAHGWAFCRPEAQGGSGTSSAATARGVLAALQAGVAPGSVAGLRVGVIGFGSVGRLICKSLLARGAEVVVTDVDGGLRPVAERLGATWTTKDLVRERLDILVPAATGGLLTAESAAACGASLIVGPANNQLAAEEVATVLRDRGITWIPDVVASAGGIVHAVGREELGMDEAAANAKIDAIADTTTAVLSRARERGLTTVRAARELAAGLG from the coding sequence GTGAACCGAACAGAGAGTTTCGCTGGTGAAGCACTGCAGGTCGTCCGCGGCGCGAGGTCGGGAGTCGCGATCGCCGTCGCGATCCACTCGACAGCGAGGGGACCGGCGATCGGCGGCTGCCGGATCAAGGAGTATCCGTCGTGGCGGGACGGGGTGGACGACGCGCTGCGACTGTCGGCGGCGATGACGATGAAGTGCGCGCTGGCCGGACTTCCTTGCGGGGGCGGCAAAACTGTCGCGATCCTGCCCGCGGAGGGAGTGCGGCGGCCGGACCTGATCGCCGACATCGCCGAAGCGATCGCCGCGCTGGGCGGGCGCTACCGCGCGGGGCCGGACATCGGGTCGACGTCCGAGGACATGGCGGAGATCCACCGCCTCGCGCACGGCTGGGCGTTCTGCCGTCCGGAAGCCCAGGGCGGCAGCGGAACGTCGAGCGCGGCGACCGCACGGGGAGTCTTGGCGGCGCTTCAGGCCGGTGTCGCGCCGGGTTCGGTCGCGGGGCTGCGGGTGGGCGTGATCGGATTCGGGAGCGTCGGACGGCTCATCTGCAAGTCGCTGCTCGCGCGCGGGGCGGAGGTCGTCGTGACGGACGTCGACGGCGGGCTTCGGCCGGTCGCGGAGCGGCTCGGCGCGACCTGGACGACGAAGGACCTCGTGCGGGAGCGGCTGGACATTCTCGTGCCTGCCGCGACGGGCGGCCTGCTGACGGCGGAGTCGGCGGCGGCGTGCGGGGCGTCGCTGATCGTGGGACCGGCGAACAATCAGCTCGCCGCCGAGGAGGTCGCGACGGTGTTGCGGGACCGGGGGATCACGTGGATCCCGGACGTTGTCGCGAGTGCGGGCGGGATTGTCCACGCGGTCGGCCGCGAGGAACTCGGGATGGACGAGGCCGCGGCGAACGCGAAGATCGATGCGATCGCGGACACGACAACTGCGGTGCTGTCGCGCGCCCGCGAGCGGGGGTTGACGACGGTGCGGGCAGCGCGCGAACTGGCGGCCGGGCTCGGTTGA
- a CDS encoding beta-N-acetylglucosaminidase domain-containing protein, producing MTLRRRVWLAAVVATSALAVVQPAAAKPGSVPVVSPTPQQISRDATDVSLPSTVTLVTDKTTDGPAKDLLISLLKQRGVKKIGSGGFVIRLANGGDAPTQAEGYSLAVRRDGVTINGRDGAGQYYGVQTLRQLFVRSGHGWAVSGVAVRDWPNMALRGSIEGFYGPPWTNDDRVRQLKFLGETKANTYIYSAKDDAYLRAQWRDPYPQQELDALGQLVHTANANHVDFTYALSPGVSICFSSPQDVAAVKAKFQAVYDLGVRSFSLPFDDISYTKWNCAGDQSAFGAPGQAAAGKAQVSLLNEITKNFVKNHDGVRPLQTVPTEYSDLKDSPYKTQLRENLDPSVVVQWTGTAVVPPSVTNDEAQQVSTVYGRKVFLWDNYPVNDYEQSAGRLLLAPYAHREAGLSKYLNGIVSNPMNQEAASEVAEFGVADFSWNDAGYSPDRSWPQALGRLAGGDPRATAALQVFADLEHLAPVFGPTPWQPQAPVLAAKVADFWQQWNGGDHRSLDKLRSYAEQIRNAPTVIRGGQVQSAFVSEAGPWLDATALWGDAMVTRLDALAAATRGDDAKAEQLTAAADALVKRAEAVKTGNSNRWGVRQALVGDGVLDAFLVQVRAATVG from the coding sequence ATGACTCTACGCCGCAGAGTTTGGCTCGCCGCTGTCGTCGCGACGAGTGCCCTCGCCGTCGTCCAGCCGGCTGCTGCCAAGCCGGGTTCGGTGCCGGTCGTTTCCCCGACGCCGCAACAGATCAGCCGCGATGCCACTGACGTGTCGTTGCCGTCCACGGTGACGCTCGTAACGGACAAAACCACTGATGGCCCGGCCAAGGATCTGCTGATTTCGCTGTTGAAACAGCGCGGGGTGAAGAAGATCGGCAGTGGCGGATTCGTCATCCGACTTGCCAACGGCGGGGACGCGCCGACGCAGGCGGAGGGCTATTCGCTCGCCGTGCGGCGCGACGGGGTGACGATCAACGGCCGCGACGGCGCTGGACAGTACTACGGCGTGCAGACGCTGCGGCAGCTGTTTGTCCGAAGTGGACACGGCTGGGCGGTGAGCGGCGTCGCGGTACGGGACTGGCCGAACATGGCGCTGCGCGGGTCGATCGAAGGGTTCTACGGTCCACCGTGGACTAACGACGACCGCGTCCGCCAGCTCAAGTTCCTTGGCGAGACCAAGGCGAACACCTACATCTACAGCGCGAAAGACGACGCGTATCTGCGCGCGCAGTGGCGGGATCCGTATCCGCAGCAGGAGCTGGACGCGCTTGGCCAGCTTGTGCACACGGCGAACGCGAACCACGTCGACTTCACCTACGCCTTGTCTCCCGGCGTCTCGATCTGCTTCTCGTCGCCGCAAGATGTCGCTGCGGTGAAAGCGAAATTCCAGGCCGTGTACGACCTCGGGGTGCGGTCGTTCTCACTGCCGTTCGACGACATCTCGTACACCAAATGGAATTGCGCTGGCGACCAATCGGCGTTCGGGGCGCCCGGACAGGCTGCTGCGGGCAAGGCTCAAGTCTCGCTGCTCAACGAGATCACCAAGAACTTCGTGAAGAACCACGACGGCGTCCGTCCCTTGCAGACAGTTCCGACCGAATACAGCGACCTCAAGGATTCGCCGTACAAGACGCAGCTGCGGGAGAACCTCGACCCGTCCGTCGTCGTGCAATGGACCGGCACCGCGGTGGTGCCGCCGAGCGTGACGAACGACGAAGCTCAGCAGGTGTCCACAGTGTACGGACGGAAAGTGTTCCTCTGGGACAACTACCCGGTCAACGACTACGAGCAGTCCGCTGGACGGCTGCTGCTCGCGCCGTACGCGCATCGCGAAGCGGGACTGTCGAAATATCTCAACGGGATCGTCTCGAATCCGATGAACCAGGAAGCGGCCAGCGAGGTCGCCGAATTCGGGGTCGCCGATTTCTCCTGGAACGACGCGGGCTACTCGCCGGACCGGTCGTGGCCGCAGGCGCTGGGTCGGCTCGCGGGCGGCGACCCGCGGGCGACGGCGGCGCTGCAGGTGTTCGCGGATCTCGAACACCTGGCACCCGTCTTCGGGCCTACGCCGTGGCAGCCGCAGGCCCCGGTCCTCGCGGCCAAGGTGGCCGATTTCTGGCAGCAGTGGAACGGTGGCGATCACCGTTCGCTGGACAAACTGCGTTCGTACGCCGAACAGATCCGCAATGCTCCCACGGTAATCCGCGGCGGGCAGGTGCAGAGTGCTTTCGTCAGCGAGGCCGGTCCCTGGCTGGACGCGACCGCGCTGTGGGGCGACGCGATGGTGACCCGGCTCGACGCCCTCGCCGCGGCGACCCGCGGTGACGACGCCAAGGCCGAGCAACTGACCGCCGCCGCGGACGCGTTGGTCAAGCGGGCGGAGGCAGTGAAGACGGGCAATAGCAACCGGTGGGGCGTGCGACAGGCGCTCGTCGGCGATGGCGTCCTCGACGCGTTCCTCGTCCAGGTCCGCGCGGCGACGGTCGGCTGA
- a CDS encoding LodA/GoxA family CTQ-dependent oxidase, with protein sequence MSDGSTATIVDIVWTAHLANKKASWYRIQDRIGETGYPAGHPLRNEDVQGEARKKLIIDPGPRTVSSRGARIGEFDRNDGHGRSTFPPDGPDPARQRITTLGRITVAKDGSLLLLGGSGISYSTDAEPSIPDDDNNDGWWDDVSDGPVSATLVVRVLGQHGTVLGPEQEVRLDDKAWAIVAPPAYAPEIVNVVTLYDTIFDTAVRFTGLRPDLYDNGQWQKTYQPHYPTEIEPILRRAVVLPWVVAVPPKVHTFDLARLGTKDPRYDQIRRRLFEVLRPPRTPNTLASAKTGYRMMPYIVGEDAANDSQLTAKFHSLTETQYFLLSQWAAGNFLTADQPPNPGSEAERRPGHHLTEAALGNCCGPPFAPGIEMSWLSRVPAVYSAPFRLRPVPHLPVEAGRLSLVADPARGLEPGDVTKYLSVPWQGDFNTCSVLKVDEHYLWWWPAHRPMFVYARRDKPGSSEWNHVGWVGTIRDQTAKGYVAFADNLGMAQHWHELGFVARNTRLRPADDTQPPEPRYVEVRRTLPRPGYVLDDHNHA encoded by the coding sequence TTGTCCGACGGCAGCACCGCGACGATCGTCGACATCGTCTGGACCGCGCATCTCGCGAACAAAAAGGCGTCCTGGTACCGGATCCAGGACCGGATCGGCGAGACCGGCTACCCGGCCGGGCATCCGCTGCGCAACGAGGACGTCCAGGGCGAGGCGCGCAAAAAGCTCATCATCGACCCCGGCCCGCGCACGGTGAGCAGCCGCGGCGCCCGGATCGGCGAGTTCGACCGCAACGACGGGCACGGCCGGAGCACGTTCCCGCCGGACGGCCCGGACCCGGCGAGGCAGCGGATCACCACGCTCGGGCGGATCACGGTCGCCAAGGACGGCAGCCTGCTCCTGCTCGGCGGCTCCGGGATCTCCTATTCCACCGACGCCGAGCCGAGCATCCCCGACGACGACAACAACGACGGCTGGTGGGACGACGTCTCCGACGGCCCGGTGTCCGCGACGCTCGTCGTGCGCGTGCTCGGCCAGCACGGCACCGTGCTGGGCCCGGAACAGGAGGTCCGCCTCGACGACAAGGCGTGGGCGATCGTCGCGCCGCCCGCCTACGCGCCCGAGATCGTCAACGTGGTCACCCTCTACGACACGATCTTCGACACGGCCGTCCGGTTCACCGGCCTGCGCCCGGACCTCTACGACAACGGCCAGTGGCAGAAGACCTACCAGCCGCACTACCCGACGGAGATCGAACCGATCCTGCGCCGCGCGGTCGTGCTCCCGTGGGTGGTGGCGGTCCCGCCCAAGGTGCACACCTTCGACCTGGCCCGGCTCGGCACGAAAGACCCGCGCTACGACCAGATCCGCCGCCGTCTCTTCGAGGTCCTGCGCCCGCCCCGCACACCCAACACGCTCGCCTCGGCCAAGACCGGCTACCGGATGATGCCCTACATCGTCGGCGAGGACGCCGCCAACGACAGCCAGCTCACCGCGAAGTTCCACTCCCTCACCGAGACCCAGTACTTCCTGCTCAGCCAATGGGCAGCCGGCAACTTCCTGACGGCCGACCAGCCGCCCAACCCCGGCTCCGAAGCGGAACGGCGGCCAGGCCACCACCTGACCGAAGCGGCGCTGGGCAACTGCTGCGGCCCGCCGTTCGCGCCCGGGATCGAGATGTCGTGGCTCTCGCGCGTCCCGGCGGTCTACTCCGCGCCGTTCCGGCTCCGCCCGGTCCCGCACCTGCCGGTCGAAGCAGGCCGGCTGAGCCTGGTCGCCGACCCCGCGCGCGGCCTCGAACCCGGCGACGTGACGAAGTACCTTTCCGTTCCGTGGCAAGGGGATTTCAACACCTGCTCGGTGTTGAAGGTCGACGAGCACTACCTCTGGTGGTGGCCGGCGCACCGCCCGATGTTCGTCTACGCCCGGCGCGACAAGCCCGGGTCTTCCGAGTGGAACCACGTCGGCTGGGTCGGCACGATCCGCGACCAGACGGCGAAGGGCTACGTGGCGTTCGCCGACAACCTGGGAATGGCCCAGCACTGGCACGAACTCGGCTTCGTCGCCCGCAACACCCGGCTCCGGCCCGCCGACGACACCCAGCCGCCGGAACCGCGGTACGTCGAGGTGCGGCGGACGCTGCCCCGGCCCGGCTACGTTCTCGACGACCACAACCATGCCTAG
- a CDS encoding STAS domain-containing protein, which yields MDEPTDPGSDPVREFRVERADRPPAAVLTVYGEVDMVTAPLLTAAVDEVLAAAPPVLVVDLAAVEFLASAGLTALVTMTQDRAARAVLRIVASGRATVRPIQLTGLEQSLPLYPTVEAALAGS from the coding sequence ATGGACGAGCCGACCGATCCCGGCAGCGACCCGGTGCGCGAGTTCCGCGTCGAGCGCGCGGATCGGCCCCCGGCCGCGGTGCTGACGGTGTACGGCGAGGTCGACATGGTCACCGCGCCGCTGCTGACCGCCGCGGTCGACGAGGTGCTGGCCGCGGCTCCGCCGGTGCTGGTGGTGGATCTCGCCGCGGTGGAATTCCTGGCTTCGGCCGGGCTCACCGCGCTGGTGACCATGACGCAGGACCGGGCGGCGCGCGCCGTCCTGCGGATCGTCGCGTCCGGCCGGGCCACGGTGCGGCCCATCCAGCTCACTGGACTGGAGCAGAGCCTTCCCCTGTATCCGACGGTCGAGGCGGCGCTGGCCGGGTCCTGA